The proteins below are encoded in one region of Micromonospora pisi:
- a CDS encoding thymidine phosphorylase, which translates to MSAFSAVEVIRTKRDGGVLSDGQIDWVVDAYTRGQVADEQMSALAMAILLRGMSPAEIARWTAAMIASGERLDLSGVRRPTVDKHSTGGVGDKITLPLTPLVAACGAAVPQLSGRGLGHTGGTLDKLESIPGWRAALTNDEFIGQLQETGAVICAAGDHLAPADRKLYALRDVTGTVEAIPLIASSIMSKKIAEGTGALVLDVKVGSGAFMKSTDDARELARTMVDLGTAHGVRTVALLTEMSTPLGLAVGNAVEVTESVEVLAGGGPADVVRLTLALAREMLDAAGLPDVDPEPALRDGRAMDAWRAMVRAQGGDPDAPLPVAAETELVRADRDGYVAAVDAYGIGVAAWRLGAGRARKEDAVSPGAGVLLHKRPGDRVRAGEVLYELRADAPSRIPAARTAAEVAVTIADAAPVAPPLVIERIG; encoded by the coding sequence ATGAGTGCGTTCAGTGCGGTCGAGGTGATCCGGACCAAGCGCGACGGTGGCGTGCTCAGCGACGGCCAGATCGACTGGGTGGTCGACGCGTACACCCGGGGACAGGTCGCCGACGAGCAGATGTCCGCCCTCGCCATGGCCATCCTGCTGCGGGGCATGAGCCCGGCGGAGATCGCCCGGTGGACCGCCGCGATGATCGCCAGCGGGGAACGGCTCGACCTGAGCGGCGTACGCCGCCCGACCGTGGACAAGCACTCCACCGGCGGTGTCGGCGACAAGATCACGCTGCCGTTGACACCACTGGTCGCCGCCTGCGGCGCCGCCGTACCGCAGCTCTCCGGACGGGGCCTCGGGCACACCGGCGGCACCCTGGACAAGCTGGAGTCCATTCCCGGTTGGCGGGCCGCGCTCACCAACGACGAGTTCATCGGCCAGCTCCAGGAGACCGGTGCGGTGATCTGCGCCGCCGGTGACCACCTCGCCCCGGCCGACCGCAAGCTGTACGCGCTGCGTGACGTCACCGGCACGGTCGAGGCGATCCCGCTCATCGCGAGCTCGATCATGAGTAAGAAGATCGCCGAGGGGACCGGTGCGCTGGTGCTCGACGTGAAGGTCGGCAGCGGTGCGTTCATGAAGTCGACCGACGACGCCCGGGAACTGGCCCGCACCATGGTCGACCTCGGCACCGCGCACGGCGTACGGACCGTCGCACTGCTCACCGAGATGTCCACCCCGCTCGGCCTGGCGGTCGGCAACGCGGTCGAGGTGACCGAGTCGGTCGAGGTGCTCGCTGGGGGCGGGCCGGCCGACGTCGTACGGCTGACCCTCGCCCTGGCCCGGGAGATGCTCGACGCGGCCGGACTGCCCGACGTCGACCCGGAGCCGGCGCTGCGTGACGGCCGGGCGATGGACGCCTGGCGGGCCATGGTCCGGGCACAGGGCGGCGACCCGGACGCCCCGCTGCCGGTGGCGGCCGAGACCGAGCTGGTCCGCGCCGACCGGGACGGCTACGTCGCCGCCGTCGACGCGTACGGCATCGGGGTGGCCGCGTGGCGACTCGGCGCCGGTCGGGCCCGCAAGGAGGACGCGGTCAGCCCGGGCGCGGGGGTCCTGCTGCACAAGCGCCCCGGAGACCGGGTACGTGCCGGTGAGGTCCTCTACGAGTTGCGTGCCGACGCCCCGTCCCGCATTCCGGCGGCCCGTACGGCGGCCGAGGTGGCGGTCACCATCGCCGACGCCGCACCGGTGGCGCCGCCGCTGGTGATCGAGCGGATCGGCTGA
- a CDS encoding cytidine deaminase — protein sequence MEIDWAVLRAAATEAMRHAYAPYSNFPVGAAGLVDDGRVVVGCNVENAAYGVALCAECGMVSSLHATGGGRLVAVSCVDATGEPLMPCGRCRQLLWEQGGPECLVEAAPRPLRMAELLPHAFDVADLEAVVAPPVLPTVPERLAAWRGRGTVFVHPDVSGGQQVWTGYWERSAGDDGDEPTGVLEEAPSWDDPADAIAWGHARTPRVVVVDAAGILYWAGESEPPMEIPIRWPGSATD from the coding sequence ATGGAGATCGACTGGGCGGTACTGCGGGCGGCCGCCACCGAGGCGATGCGCCACGCGTACGCCCCGTACTCGAACTTCCCGGTCGGGGCGGCCGGGTTGGTCGACGACGGCCGGGTGGTGGTCGGCTGCAACGTCGAGAACGCCGCGTACGGCGTGGCGCTCTGCGCCGAGTGCGGGATGGTTTCCTCGCTGCACGCCACCGGGGGCGGCCGACTGGTCGCGGTCTCCTGCGTCGACGCCACCGGGGAGCCGCTGATGCCCTGCGGCCGGTGCCGGCAACTGCTCTGGGAACAGGGCGGCCCCGAGTGCCTGGTCGAGGCGGCACCCCGGCCGCTGCGGATGGCCGAGCTGCTGCCGCACGCGTTCGACGTCGCCGACCTGGAGGCGGTCGTCGCCCCACCGGTGCTGCCGACGGTGCCGGAACGGCTCGCCGCCTGGCGGGGCCGGGGCACGGTCTTCGTCCACCCCGACGTCTCCGGCGGTCAGCAGGTCTGGACCGGCTACTGGGAGCGGTCCGCCGGCGACGACGGCGACGAACCCACCGGCGTGCTGGAGGAGGCGCCGAGCTGGGACGACCCGGCCGACGCGATCGCCTGGGGGCACGCCCGTACGCCCCGGGTGGTGGTGGTCGACGCCGCCGGCATCCTCTACTGGGCCGGCGAGAGCGAGCCGCCGATGGAGATACCCATCCGGTGGCCCGGGTCCGCGACCGACTGA
- a CDS encoding sensor histidine kinase, with protein sequence MSKQPNTANSLLSRLRRPMGRLRDMPIWSKLGIIMIVPTLATIVVGTTGLIDHLRTYDNAERARTLAHLAQASGQLVDGLQDERAAAVLLLGVPEPDREAKDKYQKAYSDVHPRIDDAKGPYSEQRAELSGLPANFTALLTRIDRSLADLPGTRSQVVNGKLKLTDASQSYEGLISDLLDIRDSASQLAGDSALSERMRAAAATSRAKEFLSVRRVVVHRALQYELTPVLRTEYIATETGQQQALQSFQSVATRSEAEFYEQTVAGSDQREADNYSGYIRGKTNDDMSDAPFDADKWDAAMVGNAKLIRTVEAKLDGDAVARATEIRDDVRQQVFVETTLLLATLLLAILFAWIVARSMARSLRELRHGALSIAQYGLPQAVARLRDPALSAQMSPVQLANQIAEPLPVRGKDEFGQVTEAFNAVHLEAVRTAAEQAALRSSVATMFVNLARRSQILVDRLIGHLDRLERGEEDPDRLAELFQLDHLATRMRRNDENLLVLAGADSTRVQREPAALIDVLRAAQSEVEHYTRIEFGVVDRDIEVAAHAVNDLVHLVAELFDNATAFSPPDSQVMVEARRVGDRASLYVEDRGIGITADQLYELNERLATPPQVDVAVSRMMGLVVVARLAARHGVKVELRPGSDRGTVADVTMPTSVLVPRALSGRAQQSGGYTTPAQQPPSQRPNFGAPLALESSPVSQVPPAQRAPERDFSPTGRPFEPAALNGGGLAAAFGNGGGLGTNGGGLGNGAGLGNGNGAGRGMPAWSDLTGAKSGGNGTDGFSPRPSNGQGIDPLPQRRATESGGDAEPTNTPAPNIPRQMPSTPEIRPANAALAPPALPPVSAPPISAPPISAPPVSSPPVSAPPMPPVTPAAGAPPAWPPVSAADREAPAPSVPERLAAALDMTAELPRVVRPPVEPPITVPSAAAVEARPRFADETMELPIFRELESAWFRTRRAVNEENGAGDGADVVDKARYVTADTTRSTVQNGPSGATAGSSMAAPVSAGSVRGAGAAEETTGGSVGYGNGATRPSGSPGGWQTAADDGWRAASAATAVPVAETTQKGLPKRVPMAQLVPGGVEKPSVSVQRRTPEAVRGLLSAYHRGVQRGRTNPSEDPSTNPEATPGQQSPQAGLGPAAGSGQKEHEA encoded by the coding sequence GTGAGCAAGCAGCCGAACACGGCGAACTCTTTACTGTCGCGTCTCCGTCGGCCAATGGGCCGGCTCCGTGACATGCCGATCTGGTCCAAACTCGGCATCATCATGATCGTGCCGACGCTCGCCACCATCGTGGTCGGCACGACCGGACTCATCGACCACCTTCGGACGTACGACAACGCCGAACGGGCGCGCACCCTGGCCCACCTCGCGCAGGCGTCCGGCCAACTGGTCGACGGCCTGCAGGACGAGCGAGCCGCGGCGGTACTGCTGCTTGGCGTGCCGGAGCCGGACCGGGAGGCCAAGGACAAGTACCAGAAGGCGTACAGCGATGTGCACCCCAGGATCGACGACGCCAAGGGGCCGTACTCCGAGCAGCGCGCCGAGCTGAGTGGCCTGCCGGCCAACTTCACCGCCCTGCTGACCCGGATCGACCGGAGCCTCGCCGACCTGCCCGGCACCCGCAGCCAGGTGGTCAACGGCAAACTCAAGCTCACCGACGCCTCGCAGTCGTACGAGGGCCTGATCAGCGACCTGCTCGACATCCGTGACTCGGCCTCGCAGCTCGCCGGGGACAGTGCGCTGAGCGAGCGCATGCGGGCCGCCGCCGCGACCTCCCGGGCCAAGGAGTTCCTCTCCGTACGCCGGGTCGTGGTGCACCGGGCCCTCCAGTACGAGCTGACGCCGGTCCTGCGTACCGAATACATCGCCACCGAAACCGGTCAGCAGCAGGCGTTGCAGTCCTTCCAGTCCGTCGCCACCCGGTCCGAGGCCGAGTTCTACGAGCAGACCGTGGCCGGTTCCGACCAGCGCGAGGCGGACAACTACAGCGGTTACATCCGGGGCAAGACCAACGACGACATGTCGGATGCCCCGTTCGACGCGGACAAGTGGGACGCGGCGATGGTCGGCAACGCGAAGCTGATCCGTACGGTCGAGGCGAAGCTCGACGGCGACGCGGTCGCCCGCGCCACCGAGATCCGCGACGACGTACGCCAGCAGGTCTTCGTCGAAACCACGCTGCTGCTCGCCACGCTCCTGCTGGCGATCCTGTTCGCCTGGATCGTGGCCCGCTCGATGGCCCGCTCGCTGCGCGAACTTCGCCACGGTGCGCTCTCGATCGCCCAGTACGGCCTGCCTCAGGCGGTCGCCCGGCTGCGCGACCCGGCGCTGTCGGCCCAGATGTCGCCGGTCCAGCTGGCCAACCAGATCGCCGAACCGCTGCCGGTCCGGGGTAAGGACGAGTTCGGGCAGGTGACGGAGGCGTTCAACGCGGTCCACCTCGAAGCCGTCCGGACCGCCGCCGAGCAGGCCGCACTCCGTTCCTCCGTCGCGACGATGTTCGTCAACCTGGCCCGCCGTTCGCAGATCCTGGTCGACCGGCTGATCGGTCACCTGGACCGGCTGGAGCGTGGCGAGGAAGACCCGGACCGGCTGGCCGAGCTGTTCCAGCTCGACCACCTGGCCACCCGAATGCGTCGTAACGACGAGAACCTGCTGGTGCTCGCCGGCGCGGACTCCACCCGTGTGCAGCGGGAGCCGGCCGCGCTGATCGACGTGCTCCGGGCCGCCCAGTCCGAGGTCGAGCACTACACCCGGATCGAGTTCGGGGTGGTCGACCGTGACATCGAGGTCGCCGCGCACGCCGTGAACGACCTGGTCCACCTGGTCGCCGAACTCTTCGACAACGCCACCGCCTTCTCGCCGCCCGACTCGCAGGTCATGGTCGAGGCCCGGCGGGTCGGTGACCGCGCGTCGCTCTACGTCGAGGACCGCGGCATCGGCATCACCGCTGACCAGCTCTACGAGCTCAACGAGCGACTGGCCACACCACCGCAGGTGGACGTGGCGGTCTCCCGGATGATGGGCCTGGTCGTGGTCGCCCGACTGGCGGCCCGGCACGGGGTCAAGGTCGAACTGCGGCCCGGCTCCGACCGGGGTACGGTCGCCGACGTCACGATGCCCACCTCGGTGCTCGTGCCCAGGGCGCTCTCCGGGCGCGCGCAGCAGTCGGGCGGTTACACCACCCCGGCGCAGCAGCCACCTTCGCAGCGGCCGAACTTCGGTGCGCCCCTCGCGTTGGAGAGCAGCCCGGTCAGCCAGGTCCCACCGGCGCAGCGCGCGCCGGAGCGGGATTTCAGCCCGACCGGTCGACCGTTCGAGCCGGCCGCTCTCAACGGCGGCGGACTCGCGGCCGCATTCGGCAACGGTGGCGGTCTGGGCACGAACGGGGGCGGCCTCGGTAACGGTGCCGGTCTCGGTAACGGCAACGGTGCCGGTCGCGGCATGCCGGCCTGGTCCGACCTGACCGGTGCGAAGTCCGGCGGCAACGGCACCGACGGTTTCAGTCCGCGCCCGTCCAACGGGCAGGGAATCGACCCGTTGCCACAGCGACGGGCGACCGAGTCCGGTGGCGACGCGGAGCCGACGAACACCCCGGCTCCGAACATTCCCCGGCAGATGCCGAGCACCCCGGAGATTCGCCCGGCAAACGCCGCACTGGCACCGCCGGCACTTCCTCCGGTCTCCGCGCCGCCGATCTCTGCCCCGCCGATCTCCGCCCCGCCGGTGTCGAGCCCGCCGGTGTCTGCGCCACCGATGCCGCCCGTGACCCCGGCCGCAGGCGCCCCGCCGGCCTGGCCGCCGGTCAGTGCCGCCGATCGGGAGGCCCCGGCGCCCTCGGTTCCGGAGCGGCTGGCTGCGGCGCTCGACATGACCGCCGAGCTGCCCCGGGTCGTTCGACCCCCGGTCGAGCCACCGATCACGGTCCCGTCGGCCGCGGCCGTCGAGGCCCGGCCACGGTTCGCGGACGAGACCATGGAACTGCCGATCTTCCGTGAGCTGGAATCCGCCTGGTTCCGTACCCGGCGGGCGGTCAACGAGGAGAACGGTGCCGGCGACGGCGCCGACGTGGTGGACAAGGCCCGGTACGTCACGGCTGACACCACCCGTAGTACCGTCCAGAATGGACCTTCCGGCGCGACTGCCGGTTCCTCGATGGCCGCTCCGGTTTCCGCCGGCTCGGTCCGTGGGGCAGGAGCGGCGGAGGAGACAACGGGGGGCTCGGTCGGTTACGGCAACGGCGCCACCCGCCCGAGTGGGTCGCCCGGCGGTTGGCAGACGGCTGCCGACGACGGGTGGCGCGCCGCCTCCGCGGCTACCGCGGTTCCGGTCGCCGAAACCACTCAGAAGGGTCTGCCCAAGCGGGTGCCGATGGCACAGTTGGTTCCCGGCGGGGTAGAAAAGCCGAGCGTCTCGGTGCAGCGCCGGACACCGGAGGCGGTGCGTGGTCTGCTGTCCGCGTACCACCGAGGGGTGCAGCGCGGCCGTACCAACCCCTCGGAGGACCCCTCGACCAACCCGGAAGCGACTCCGGGTCAGCAATC
- a CDS encoding uridine kinase family protein, which translates to MRSSVGVVLLAGPSGSGKSYIARRTGLPVLSLDDFYKDGDDPTLPRRAGLVDWESPQAWDSAAAVATIAALVRNGKAEVPVYAIDVDRRVDIRTFDLAGSPLFIAEGIFAAEIVPECRRLGLLAGAYTLRRPRGATFFRRLVRDLSERRKTPGLLVRRGIALARTEPTVLRRQTGLGCLPSRGGQVIRQVAALHATATTTGAGTGDTA; encoded by the coding sequence ATGAGATCCTCTGTCGGAGTGGTGCTGCTCGCTGGCCCTTCAGGCTCTGGAAAGTCCTACATCGCCCGCCGCACCGGGCTTCCCGTGCTCTCCCTCGACGATTTCTACAAGGACGGTGACGACCCTACGTTGCCGCGCCGGGCCGGTCTTGTGGACTGGGAGTCACCACAGGCGTGGGACTCCGCTGCGGCCGTGGCGACGATTGCCGCGTTGGTACGGAACGGCAAGGCTGAAGTGCCGGTATACGCGATCGACGTGGACCGACGGGTGGACATACGGACATTCGATCTAGCCGGATCGCCACTCTTTATCGCCGAAGGGATTTTTGCTGCGGAGATCGTACCCGAATGCCGTCGACTGGGGTTGCTCGCCGGAGCGTACACGTTGCGCCGGCCACGCGGCGCCACCTTCTTTCGCCGTCTGGTACGCGACCTGAGTGAGCGGCGTAAGACCCCGGGGCTGCTGGTACGCCGGGGAATCGCACTGGCCCGTACCGAGCCCACGGTGCTGCGCCGACAGACCGGACTCGGCTGTCTGCCCTCCCGCGGCGGCCAGGTGATCCGGCAGGTGGCCGCGCTGCACGCCACCGCCACCACCACCGGAGCGGGCACGGGCGACACCGCCTGA
- a CDS encoding ABC transporter permease has translation MSTTAVGDVALAPVHHGFWTRDRRIGLGLLVFGVLAAALFGALATGELARFTLSEDAAGAALEINGTVGAILFGLIGAAAGAALLVGVPRRWFALLIGIGVVGFVLSFLCWQVSAAPAGQNFMPLVNIVRNTFLLALPLIFGALAGVLCERSGVVNVAIEGQLLMGAFAGALFGSLTGSVWVGLVAAAIGGAFISLLLAVFSIRYLVDQVVMGIVLNLLAVGLTGFLYERLMQTDAATYNQPPHFGNWSVPLLSEIPVIGPAIFQSNIFLYLALVLVLVIHFALFRTRWGLRTRSVGEHPTAADTLGVRVLRLRYRNVLLAGMVAGIGGASYTLALYTFSKNMIGGKGFIALAALIFGRWSPTGALLAALFFGFADQLGTYLSAINSVIPSDFLAMLPYLATILAVAGLVGRVRAPAADGKPYIKG, from the coding sequence ATGTCCACGACGGCAGTGGGGGATGTCGCCCTGGCCCCCGTACACCACGGGTTCTGGACCCGTGATCGACGCATCGGCCTCGGGCTGCTCGTCTTCGGTGTGCTCGCGGCGGCCCTGTTCGGGGCGCTCGCCACCGGCGAACTCGCCCGGTTCACCCTCAGCGAGGATGCGGCCGGTGCCGCCCTGGAGATCAACGGTACGGTCGGAGCGATCCTCTTCGGGTTGATCGGCGCGGCGGCCGGCGCGGCGCTGCTGGTCGGCGTGCCCCGGCGCTGGTTCGCGCTGCTGATCGGCATCGGCGTGGTCGGCTTCGTCCTCTCCTTCCTCTGCTGGCAGGTCTCGGCCGCACCGGCGGGACAGAACTTCATGCCGCTGGTCAACATCGTCCGGAACACCTTCCTGCTCGCCCTCCCGTTGATCTTCGGGGCGCTGGCCGGCGTGCTCTGCGAGCGTTCCGGTGTGGTCAACGTGGCGATCGAGGGCCAACTGCTGATGGGCGCCTTCGCCGGGGCCCTGTTCGGCTCGCTCACCGGCAGTGTCTGGGTCGGGCTGGTCGCGGCGGCGATCGGCGGCGCGTTCATCTCCCTGCTGCTCGCCGTCTTCTCCATCCGCTACCTGGTCGACCAGGTGGTGATGGGCATCGTGCTGAACCTGCTCGCGGTCGGCCTGACCGGGTTCCTCTACGAGCGGCTGATGCAGACCGACGCGGCCACGTACAACCAGCCGCCGCACTTCGGCAACTGGTCCGTCCCGCTGCTGTCGGAGATCCCGGTGATCGGCCCGGCGATCTTCCAGAGCAACATCTTCCTCTACCTCGCCCTGGTCCTGGTGCTGGTCATCCACTTCGCACTGTTCCGGACCCGCTGGGGGCTGCGGACCCGCTCGGTCGGTGAACACCCCACCGCCGCGGACACCCTCGGCGTACGGGTGCTGCGGCTGCGCTACCGCAACGTGCTGCTCGCCGGCATGGTGGCCGGGATCGGCGGTGCCTCGTACACGCTGGCGCTCTACACGTTCAGCAAGAACATGATCGGCGGCAAGGGCTTCATCGCGCTGGCCGCGCTGATCTTCGGCCGGTGGAGCCCGACCGGGGCGCTGCTCGCCGCGCTCTTCTTCGGCTTCGCCGACCAGCTCGGCACCTACCTGAGCGCGATCAACAGCGTCATCCCGAGCGACTTCCTCGCGATGCTGCCGTACCTCGCCACCATCCTGGCGGTCGCCGGGCTGGTCGGCCGGGTCCGGGCGCCGGCCGCCGACGGCAAGCCCTACATCAAGGGCTGA
- a CDS encoding adenosine deaminase, with protein sequence MVAIGYEDIVKAPKALLHDHLDGGLRPATIIELADAIGHPLPSTDPEELGRWFVTAADSGSLERYLETFAHTVAVMQTADALRRVAAECALDLAADGVVYAEVRFAPEQHLDHGLTLDEVVEATVAGFAEGTALAAAAGQRIRIGTLLTAMRHAARSQEIAELAVRFRDSGVVGFDIAGAEAGFPPTRHLDAFEYLQRENFHFTIHAGEAFGLPSIWQAIQWCGADRLGHGVRIVDDITTGATPVLGRLAAYVRDKRIPLELCPSSNVQTGAAASIAEHPIGLLRDLRFRATVNTDNRLMSGTSMSREMALLVEAFGYGWAELQWFTINAMKSAFIPFDERLAIIDEVIKPGYAKLLP encoded by the coding sequence ATGGTGGCAATCGGATACGAAGACATCGTCAAGGCACCCAAGGCGCTGCTGCACGACCACCTGGACGGCGGACTGCGGCCAGCGACGATCATCGAGCTGGCCGACGCGATCGGGCACCCCCTGCCCAGTACGGATCCGGAGGAACTGGGTCGGTGGTTCGTCACCGCGGCTGACTCCGGGTCGCTGGAGCGGTATCTGGAGACGTTCGCGCACACCGTGGCGGTGATGCAGACGGCCGACGCGCTCCGTCGGGTCGCCGCCGAGTGCGCCCTGGACCTGGCCGCCGACGGGGTCGTCTACGCGGAGGTCCGGTTCGCCCCGGAGCAGCACCTGGACCATGGACTGACCCTGGACGAGGTGGTGGAGGCGACCGTCGCCGGCTTCGCGGAGGGGACCGCCCTGGCGGCGGCGGCCGGTCAGCGTATCCGGATCGGCACCCTGCTCACCGCGATGCGGCACGCCGCCCGGTCGCAGGAGATCGCCGAGCTGGCGGTCCGGTTCCGTGACAGCGGGGTGGTGGGCTTCGACATCGCGGGTGCGGAGGCGGGCTTCCCGCCCACCCGGCACCTGGACGCCTTCGAGTACCTGCAGCGGGAGAACTTCCACTTCACCATCCACGCCGGTGAGGCGTTCGGGCTGCCGTCGATCTGGCAGGCGATCCAGTGGTGCGGCGCGGACCGGCTCGGGCACGGCGTACGGATCGTCGACGACATCACCACCGGGGCGACGCCGGTGCTGGGCCGGCTCGCGGCGTACGTCCGGGACAAGCGCATCCCGTTGGAGCTCTGCCCGTCGTCGAACGTACAGACCGGTGCCGCCGCGTCGATTGCCGAGCACCCGATCGGGCTGTTGCGTGACCTCCGGTTCCGGGCCACGGTCAACACCGACAACCGGCTGATGAGCGGCACCTCAATGTCGCGGGAGATGGCTCTGTTGGTGGAGGCGTTCGGTTACGGCTGGGCCGAACTGCAATGGTTCACGATCAACGCGATGAAGAGCGCCTTCATCCCGTTCGACGAGCGGCTGGCGATCATTGACGAAGTGATCAAGCCGGGGTACGCCAAACTGCTCCCCTGA
- a CDS encoding putative RNA methyltransferase, giving the protein MSPDPLRFLRCPVCGEPLTGVETGGARALRCPRGHSFDLARQGYVNLLAGRAPHAGDSPEMVTAREEFLGAGHYDLVSAALVAAATGSAVDSGAVDPRSGSGDRPDGGTDAAYPRLVVDAGAGTGRHLAAVLDAIPDAVGLALDVSKPALRRAARAHPRAAAALCDTWQTLPLADASTALLLNVFAPRNGPEFRRVLHPDGLLLVVTPAADHLTELVEELDLLRVDPAKSDRVAGSLGNGFDLVGQSRHTHRMRLRRPEVATLVGMGPSAWHIAAARLAARIETLPEPIDVTAAVELGVYRPR; this is encoded by the coding sequence GTGAGTCCCGATCCGCTGCGGTTCCTGCGCTGCCCGGTCTGCGGCGAGCCGCTCACCGGGGTCGAGACCGGAGGCGCGCGGGCGCTGCGCTGTCCCCGGGGGCACAGCTTCGATCTGGCCCGCCAGGGCTACGTCAACCTGCTCGCCGGCCGCGCCCCGCACGCCGGGGACAGCCCCGAGATGGTCACCGCCCGGGAGGAGTTCCTCGGCGCGGGACACTACGACCTGGTCTCGGCCGCCCTCGTCGCGGCCGCCACCGGCAGTGCCGTCGACAGCGGTGCGGTCGACCCGAGAAGCGGCAGCGGCGACCGGCCCGACGGCGGCACGGACGCGGCGTACCCGAGGTTGGTGGTCGACGCCGGTGCCGGCACCGGCCGGCACCTCGCCGCGGTGCTGGACGCGATCCCGGACGCGGTCGGTCTGGCGCTCGACGTGTCCAAGCCGGCACTACGCCGGGCGGCCCGCGCGCACCCCCGCGCCGCCGCCGCGCTCTGCGACACCTGGCAGACCCTGCCGCTGGCCGACGCCTCCACCGCGCTGCTGCTGAACGTCTTCGCGCCGCGCAACGGCCCGGAGTTCCGGCGGGTGCTGCACCCGGACGGCCTCCTGCTGGTGGTGACGCCCGCCGCCGACCATCTCACCGAACTGGTCGAAGAACTCGACCTGCTCCGGGTCGACCCGGCGAAGTCGGACCGGGTCGCCGGCAGCCTCGGCAACGGGTTCGACCTGGTCGGGCAGAGTCGGCACACACACCGGATGCGGCTACGGCGACCGGAGGTGGCGACCCTGGTCGGCATGGGACCGAGCGCCTGGCACATCGCGGCGGCGCGACTCGCCGCCCGGATCGAGACCCTGCCGGAGCCGATCGACGTGACCGCCGCCGTCGAACTCGGCGTCTACCGCCCCCGCTGA
- a CDS encoding DUF4272 domain-containing protein — translation MTVPAPDPRAVRAANLDEINRLGLPVPPAQFPLVWEPGDEVELRPTGEIEARTAVLHLILARCFGMPAEAGMSWLLGSHLVESVTPPEWQFVMGGRGDHRSFVLHHDAVFALAWVLGLTKHLDPSEPTDERLMDLLPNLPAGETFTQWRSRTLAAPRDAVEVAALLDLYYCLDWGHLELERLGAARPSMIDANAIGQRRWALEWAVIFRGPYHDPPAGWEEVDLST, via the coding sequence GTGACCGTACCCGCTCCCGACCCCCGGGCCGTGCGCGCCGCGAATCTCGACGAAATCAACCGTCTGGGGTTGCCGGTGCCGCCGGCCCAGTTCCCCCTCGTGTGGGAGCCGGGCGACGAGGTGGAGTTGCGCCCGACGGGCGAGATCGAGGCCCGTACGGCGGTCCTGCACCTGATCCTGGCGCGCTGTTTCGGTATGCCGGCCGAGGCGGGGATGAGCTGGCTGCTCGGCTCGCACCTGGTCGAGTCGGTCACCCCGCCGGAGTGGCAGTTCGTGATGGGTGGTCGGGGCGACCACCGTTCGTTCGTGCTGCACCACGACGCGGTCTTCGCGCTGGCCTGGGTGCTCGGGCTGACCAAGCACCTCGACCCGTCGGAGCCGACCGACGAGCGGCTGATGGACCTGCTGCCGAACCTGCCGGCGGGGGAGACGTTCACCCAGTGGCGGTCCCGTACGTTGGCCGCCCCCCGGGACGCGGTGGAGGTCGCCGCCCTGCTCGACCTCTACTACTGCCTTGACTGGGGACACCTGGAGCTGGAGCGGTTGGGCGCGGCCCGGCCGAGCATGATCGACGCGAACGCGATCGGGCAGCGGCGGTGGGCGCTGGAGTGGGCGGTCATCTTCCGTGGCCCGTACCACGACCCGCCTGCCGGCTGGGAGGAAGTCGACCTGTCGACCTGA